ccctctctcttcctctctaccctttctctgtctccctcctctctctttccctccctccctccttccctccctccctccctcccccctccctcccctctctcttcctctctcccctttctctctctctctcctctctctctctctccctcctttctctctctctctcctctctctctctctccctcctttctctctctccctcctttctctctctctctccctcctctctctctctctctctctctctctctctctctctctctctctctctctctccctctctctctctctctctcatctctctctctctccctcctctctccttccctccctccctccctctctctctctctctctccctccctctccctctccttttctctctccctctcttctctccttttctctctccctctcttctctccttttctccctccctttcctttttttctctccctttctctctctttctctctctctctctctttctctctcttttctctctctctctctctctctctctctctctctctctctctctctctctctctctctctctctctctctctctctctctctctctttcactaatcTGCTTTTACTGAtcaacagtctatctatctgtctaggtagtgtaatatttatttccttatttattggaatattatattacatactaatatatttaccaagacgtaagtatatatatatcttttcagttgtttttgtttatttgtatttcaaaGTAAGACTGCAGTTACTGGAATCTTCACAAATGAATAAATCCAGAAGTTATCCTTAGATTATTGTTGTGTCCTTTTAATTTCAATTTCTcacatttatttttcccttcaataaagaaagaatgatcaCATGCCAGACTTTGAAGTCCTACAATATGAAATTAAAAGCACATACAAGGTTCTTACGATGTCACGACCCAGAGCTGATACCCGACTATTCCACAGAGCTCGAGAGGCCCAATACAACCCAGATGAAGGGGTCGTTAAGATGTACCTGCGGGGACGTCCCCTCAACTTGTACGTGCCGACCCCCATGCGTGAAATATACAATCCCTCTGGACCCACAGCACAGCCACCTGCTAAGCTGAAGTTGGAGTGGGTCTATGGTTACAGGTATGTGTGAAGATGGGAAAGTTATAATTTGTAGGGGAGAGCATGTACAAGCCatttttattagtgtgtgtgtgtgtgtgtgtgtgtgtgtgtgtgtgtgtgtgtgtgtgtgtgtgtgtgtgtgtgtgtgtgtgtgtgtgtgtgtgtgcattttgatAATTGTCAGTATCAGTCATTACAAGTATTAAAGGTTCATGAATGAAGGtcaagcatataaatataaaatttccaAATAGATTTCCTAATTTATCTAACAATTTATTTTAGGAAATTGAAGCAAGTAAAGTGTAGATAAAGTTACATTTGTTTGCATATAAGTGTTTTAATACTATTCTTAATCaatcttttcttacttctttttctcttttacccttTGTTAATGATTTTGTTTGCCTTCACAGAGGACGAGACTGTAGGAATAATGTGTACCAGTTGCCGACTGGAGAGATTGTCTACTTTGTGGCAGCTGTGGTTGTTCTGTATAATGTTGAAGATCAGATGCAGCGCCATTATCTTGGACATACAGATGACATTAAATGGTCTGTTTGAAACACTggtgttttttgtggttttttatgttattgctatAACTAATTCAGAAAGTCTGTAAGCtttagattatatatttaaaCTCTGACTTCTTCTGAAGgacctccttatttttcttcacaGTCTGGCAGTTCATCCCAACAAACTCCTCATTGCAACTGGACAGACTGCTGGCCACGACCGCAGGGATGCTCGGGTATGTTCCACTTCTAACACACTCTTTTCCTTTAGATATTACTATGATCTTaggtacaaaaaaaaggaaataaaaaaaaagagggaaaaagatagtGATGTAGATGCCCATGTCCTTCAGAAAGGTATGAGCCAGGGTATAGAATTAGGCAGAATAGATAGTGTACAGGTGTTACAGATTTATGTTTAACTTATTATTAGCTTCCCATAAGGAGCTTTTTCATGTGAATTGTTTGTTTTGACAGTATTTTATATGCTGTATAGAAGGAAAGGTTCATGACTTAGAAAAAAGGGGTTTGGAATAATAAGTTACTGGCTCCTGTGCATTAAAGAGGGTAGATGAACATACATCAATGTACTTTATGCTTGGTATATGCTATAGTCAGGAGATAGATTagattatagttatatttatcatGTCTTCATTTATCTGTATCACAGTACAGTATTCACTATTCAACTGTATCACATATACAGTACTCAAACAACATGAAACATTCATTTCAGTCTTCCAACAATGACACACACCCCTTCCCTTCAACAGAGAAGCAACTTGTGTGATTTAACACCATGGCTTATACTTGTCAGCCTGTCAAAAATCCCAAATGACGGAAATGTCTCGTTCCCGAAAgctaaaaagatttttttttctttgagaataACAGACAATTAGCTAATGAGTGTGTCGTTCATGCATGGGACTTAGAAAAACTCATGTAATAGTGCCATGAATTgacagaacattttttttttttttttttttttttttttttctaaaaattgtAGATGCTTTCAGTATGGTGTGATTTTTTCTCCTTAATTTGTTGGTGAGGAAAATGTGCTGTACTGGAGTATGGACATCCATGTGTTCACATTTGTTTACTAAAATTGAAGAGTTGTGCCACAGAGGCTGGGTTGTGGAAAATCGTGGAAGTCAAACAGCCAGACTTTCTGGACAGTAGGGACAGTACTGAGCCTGTCTGGTCTGCCAGTACAGACAGATAAAGGGTTTAAAAGTTGCTCTTCAGATGTATGACAGATCTTAAATCCTGTGCTGATAAGATAGCAGTGATTTTATTTATGGGCCTCAGAAAAGGTTAGAAGTGGTTACCAAAATATATTTACGCACGCCTAGTTTAGAAAGCATCTTTGACACAATTCTTTGAATAACTGTTTATGTCCCTTGATGGTGGTGAGCAGTCATGGCGCCTCAACCCTCCAGCGGATCCTTTGAGCCCTGAGGCCGAGGAGTGGGTACGTAGCAGTCGTCCCCAAAGAGAGAACCCAGAGAACTGCTCAAAATGCCGTTCCCGTGAAAGTCCAAATAAAGCATAATCTGATGCTGCTTTGAGAAAGATGGATGTTTGGTTGTTGTTCTTGAATAATgagatttgactttttttttgaagcagtatttttccccttcccttagaGTATTATAAAGTGGGGCATATCTTTGTGTAGAATGATGATTTTTGCAGTATTTTTCATAGACTGGTTAAGAGCAGTTGTTTACAATTCACTGCTGTTATGGCATTAAACAACAAAATGTCTCCCACAAATGAGCCCTTGCTATAGTTGCATCTTCACGGGATATGCATTTTGATTATCATGGGCATTGGACTCACTTATGATATACTCCTTGAGAGATATCATAAAGTAGAACAAATACCCAGACTGGTTCTCCCTGTACAGATTAACCCTGGCGATCTCTCAACACCATCGCCTGTGCTCACAATACTCTCACTACAGCTTGCTGGCTACACTTGTGCAGTAACTGGCACTAACTTCAGATTGGCACTGATTGGCAATGATACACCTGATGGTATTTTAGTTGCTGATTTAGTGTGTGATCTGAATGTATGATGTTTTAGTGCATAGAAGCAGAAACTAGAAAGCATTAGAGCTATAGTCGTGAAGCACGCAGTAACCAACGACTTAATAAGAATCTTTTATACTGAGGAAAGAGACAAGTAAATCTTTATTACTAAATACTGAATATTTTCTGCCTTACTTGATGAGTTCTTTAAATGAGgagaatatagatatgtgtgtatgcatatatatgtaagtccatgtacatatatgtatgtgtatatgtatttgcatgtatgtgtttgtatatctatctatcaacctgtatatacatacatatatatatatatatatatatatatatatatatatatatgtgtgtgtgtgtgtgtatgtgtgtgtgtgtatatatatatatatatatatatatatatatatatatatatatgtgtgtgtgtgtgtgtatgtgtgtgtgtgtatatgtgtgtgcatctgtatatatatatatatatatatatattatatacatacatacatacatacatacatacatacatacatacatacatacatacatacatacatacatacatacatacatacatacatacatacatacatacatacatatacacatacatatacacatacatatacacatacatatacacatacatatacacatatacacatatacacatatacacatatacacatacacatatacacatatacacatatacacatatatacatatacatatatacatacatgcatacacacacacacacacacacacacacacacacacacacacacacacacacacacacacacacacacacacacacacacacacacacacacacacacacacacacagacacacacacacacacacacacacacacactcccttgtatgtttgtgtacacatgtgtgtatgtatatatatatatatatatgaacttactTTTCATATGTGGCCATTATGTACCTATAATGGCTATTTTGAATTACGAAATAATTTCTGTAAGACAGTTAAGGGAGCACCCTTATCATTTGATTTATGGCCAAATACATATTCCACTATGGAAAGGATTTTCATAAATTGACTATCTACTGGAACCTCATCAGAATTTGGTGGAGATATGAGAAGTAAACACATCTAGTGTATATTTTCAATACCTCTTCTAAAAGAAATACATGATTTCCCAAAGTATATAACACTCACAACATAAAACTTCTGTCTCTAATCTTCATGCCAACCACTCAAAATAAGACATAGAAAGATGTTCTTAATGTATAGTATTACAAATAAGAAGAGACATTGTAAAGACTATGTAAAAACAGGGCTTTGATACTCCTTTACTTTTACATTATGTCTTTACCACGTCATTTAACTGAAAAGATTTGAAATTATAGATATTGTTTgaagtaataaatattattagtaatgataattgtttctTAAAATGGTATTACTATTGCCAGATTCGGAAAGCTGATGAACATTAAGGGCATCTTTGTATTATAACTTTTCAGATCATTGTGCATGGCATCTTCCAGAAGAAACTGACACAACCATTAACACTAAAATTTTATCACTGCATTAAGATTGCCTAAACGAATGAAAATACTTGTCATGACATATCCGAGTATGTTAAAGCATAAACTTGAATATTGTTTGATGGATGACATGAGAATTGAAGTGACATGCCTTGATGATTAACAATTTTCTGTTCCCATTTTGCGGTCTCTCTAGATAAGGATGCTAGCGGTAATTTAAATGAGTATTAGCTTCACTCTTACCTCCATTCTAGATTGTATCATTTATCTTCTTTGCATggcgttttgttttatttttgttttcatttttctttgtgttgcactggctttttttttttcttttgttttcttcttttttttttagatgtgtgATGCACCAATtagtattatatattgatatatatttgacAGAGTGTACAGAGGACAGCACAGCATCCTTGGTAGTTAAATTTGTTGAAAGCACTCACTGTTACTGATATTGCACTGCGATTCAGGCATCGTTCCCTTGCATGTACATTAGTGATTTTTGATAGTTGCTTTCATTAAAAATTTTGGTAGTTTGCCACATAATATTTTAGGGAAGGAAATATAATACCTATACTTGAATACAAAtacagaagataaagaaaaaaatatctttgctgttatttattttaaagaacAAGTTAAgtacatattttcatatgtgcAGTGGTAGATGTAAGACAGGTGTATGGCACATGCCTTTATTTTgcacagcagagagagaaaaagaaaacagaatatgaTGTTGGTTATATTCATGCTTCTACCCCCAGAAAACTTTTAGCTTTATTATATGGCAACcaactgttattatgatcattattctttattattgttattattacaagtattactgttattatcattatttatattattgttattattgttattattgtggttattattatcattattatttttggcattatttctttatttttacttcaaGTTTTGACAACCTAGAGGCCATCTTTATTGTAGTGATTTTTATATAGCTTCCCTCtagttcttctccttttattctcttgGAGCTTTAACCTAGATTTAGAAAAAAGTTTCATGTTTTAGATCTCACTTTCCCCATACCTTTTATATTACTACTGTGGTTTCTAAAATAAAATTCTTTCAGGGTAAAACTATTGTGTTTGCTTTTAGAATAGATATGAGCTTTTACTcctttttatttgtgatttttctcccctctcccctcccctccaaatcttaataatatattattatcatcattatactgttGTATTAATTTAGCTGTGGATATTTTCACTGGATAAAGCAGCCTAGCTTTTTAAGTTCAGGGAAATATAATGTGGTTGCAGTGATGCTCTGGTTATGCCTAATATGTGTGATATCTTATCTCTTTTGTTTAATTGTAGCAAAAGGATCAGTCAGTGATAAGTGTATTTTTTACATCGTCACTAAGTGTCTTTTTGGTATGTGTCTATTTTTTGGGGCAtgtcttaaattttttttttttttttagtgagcaAAGCCTAATCTTTTCAATGACTATCCCATACTTAGCCCCACATCCGTGTCTGGGATAGCGTGAGCCTCAACACCCTTCATGTCATTGGCATCAGTGATATTGAACGCTCGGTGGCCTGCCTGGCCTTCTCCAAAGCGGTATGTAAGAATTTGTTCAGTAGcgataatctttatttattttttatcttttttccccccATATTTTTTTGCTAAATAGTGGTTTCCAGGTAAAACATATTTCTATCTTGGATTTTTATGATTTGTAATTTAGAATTGGAAATAATCCAGATTTGTAAAAATTTGTTCCTCTGTGAACTAGGAACTTTAATAGGTTCTGAAGTGTTAACTTTTTGTCTTCTCAGGATGGTGGGAGTCTCCTGGTAGCAGTTGATGAAGCCCCCGACCACAACATGTCTGTCTGGGATTGGtcacgaggagagagaggttacAAACTTCTGGAAACCAAAGTGAGtctccatcattatctttttatattttgtgaTGAATATGTTGATGTCTAGAGTTTGTGGTTGTTTCATTTGGGTAGTACTGTGTTTTTGGGTGATTAATGTATTTGAATtgtgatatgtttatttattgaggTAATATATACTTGATTTTAGATTTGTTTAATTTCTGGTTTTATGACCTTCCACATCCTTTAATGCTTCGTCATCATTTTGCAGTGTGCGGCTGATCAGGTCCTTGCCGTGGACTTCTCCCCAGTGGACCGCAACACCATCATCACATGCGGGAAGAACCACATCTCCTTCTGGAATTATGAGAGCGGGATGCTTGCCAAACGAATGGGCATCTTTGAGAACAGGGAGCGGCCCAAGTATGTCACGTCCATCTCCTTCACCGACACAGGCAATGTAATTTCGGGTGACTCGAACGGTAACCTGCTCATCTGGCAACGAGGTTAGTGTTGATCACATTTAAGTATTATATTTCAGGAAGGATTCTCATGGTGAATTACTGAAGAAGGACCTTCTTTAAAATTTCTTCAAGATGATTCTGTGATTCTTATTTTGATATTAGAACATCAAAATTTTCTTGAAAAATGGAGGAAGTAAAATAAATCTTTCATTGTAatctttcatccttttcctcagTGTACATCATCTCTGTAAATGTTTTATAGGTGGCAATACCGTGTGCAAGATGGTTCGGGGAGCACATGAGGGCCCAGTGTTCTCCATCCTGGTGCAGAAGGATGGAGCCATCATCACCGGAGGGAAAGACGGACGCATCATTGAATGGGATCGTGATCTGGAGCGCACTGGCAATGTGATTGAGGTAacctatgtttttttattgttaattgtttGTTTTCTACTTGAAATTGATGGTAACTATTCTATAATATTTAATGTATttcttaatattagtattgttatgatttatataaatatgataatgataatggtagttattgtaataataatgatattaacaatataattattgttattgttgctttatagttactatattatcatcatccattatagtgatattgataatatattactGTTAATTTTCTGTTAAAGGTTCCTGAGCAATATGGTGCCCCACGTGTGGTTACCTCAGGCCGAGGGACACAGTTGGTTGTGGGTACGACCAGGAATTGTGTTCTTGGAGGAACATTCACTTTTCCTCTTAGACCAGTTATGCAAGTAAGTAAATgtcttttatttcataatttcctTGCTTCATAATTCCCTAAGATTCTGAATCATTCATTCAAGAGAGTTTATTTTTTCTGcctaatccttattatcatcatcaaagagATGAGATTTGAAGGATAGTTGAACCGACAATTATAGCAGTGGGTAAGGACACATATTCAATTTTCTATTCAAGTTAATtggttcttctctttttcctgtcttttcctttttcatcttcctcttcgtcatcctttttcctctttgtcttatttttaatgttatcatcattattatgatcattattctctaTAGGGTCACACTGAAGAACTGTGGGCTTTAGCTCCTCACCCTAGCCAGCAGCAGTTCCTGACAGCGGGATATGACCGTACCTGCTACCTGTGGGACACCATGGCTCACACTATTGTTTGGAGCAAGGACATTGGGGTAAGAAGTGTTTTTTTCTGGAATGTATTGGAGGAAATTGCAAAGCTTATTACCTTTGCTGAGGTTTTTATTTGTATGAGGTGTGAATTAAGTTACTTTAGCTTTTAAGCAACTTAGGTACTGATTTCTGAAATTGCCTCAGGAACACGCCCAGTCTGCTGCCTTTTCCAATAATGGAGAAATAGTAATCATCGGTACGACCAGTGGCCGTTGGTTCGTCATGGATTCAGAAACCCGAGAAATGTATTCACAGCACCAAGATGGAAATGAGCCAATtcaggtaatattattattatattatgtttgaCATGTGTTTGATCATTGGCAATGGTAAAGTTGTATGTTAAAAAATCAAAAAGGTgtttaaaaagaataagaaataatttaCAGTCATTGTTATATTAGTAAGCTTGATGTTTGCACTAGATATCAAAATCTATTATTTAATTGCCTTTCCTTTTGTTTGCTAATTCCCTGAATGTAATTATAAATTTTTCATACACAGGTTCTCAGATTTTCTCCAAGTGGACAATATCTTGCTGTAGGCTCAAGGGATAACAACATCTACGTCTACCAAGTATCAGAAGATTGCCGCAAGTACACTAGAATTGGTAGATGCCAGGTATGTTTATTCCCTTATTTTAGCAACTATTTCTAGATTATCTTAGGATTAAGGAATTTTGTTAGTATGACTTTTGTCTTTGAGGAAGAGTGAAAGTTCTGTCTCGCAATATAACCATCATGAGGCTTCTCTTTTCATGCATACTAAAGGCTAAGACTAGAAAAGCCAGGTACCAAAGCATATCATCAGTGGTAAGCATCATACCTTATTACCCTTAATACAAGTGCATACAAGCTGAGTGTGTCCCTCTGCAAATGCTTTTTTACTCTGGaatgtgatggtgtgtgtgggaaggttttgtattactgttattttagtgTTGTATGCTAATGGgatgttattttcctttctctgtccttttttttttttttttttcaatggtagATTTTAAAGGCTTATTTACTTTATGCTTTATGGGTACACCAGGCATGAAATTGAATTACTCTTCTTGTTTTATTGGATTTACAGTGTGTATGTTGGAAAATATTCAAGAACTGTTACCTGTAAGTACACATCTGTCCTGGGTTTCTTTGTGGATTAACCTTTTTGAATCTGTTTTCAGGGTCACTCAAGTTTTGTGACTCATCTAGATTGGTCTGCTGACAGCCAGTTCCTGCAGTCAAATTCAGGCGATTATGAACTGCTATTCTGTAAGTGTATGCTTAAATTTTGTgcctattcttactattactggATTTCTCAATATAACTTTGCCTGAATATGATACCTGTttacagtaatataaaaaaataatacaaattctgTCAGCTCATATTCAATTTTCTTCCCTAGGGAATGCTGGCCTGTGCCGCCAAATTGTACAAACATCGCAGATGCGAGATGTGGAATGGGCAAGCAACACCTGCACTCTCAACTTCTCAACCCTTGGTATCTGGCCTGAGGGAGCTGATGGCACAGACATCAACACCTGTGCTAAAGCCAACCAGTCGTCATTGCTGGCGACAGGTGATGATTTTGGGAAAGTGAAGGTGTTTGCCTTCCCTGCTTGCAATCAAAAGGTATGATCAgtttttgttatcctttttttgttaatgatgatgatgatgatggtgatgatgatgttacaaatacatacacacatcaatacacagacatacatttctGTATaccacatgtatatttataactactttagaaaagaatatattgATTGTGTTCAGTTTTTGTAATTGATACTAGTAATAGCAAACAGTGCAAAGTGGGTTTCCCCCCCAATCAATATTGCTATTTGCTATAACATGTTAAAAAAGATGGAATGCTGTATTAACAgacaaaatttaaataaaatataagaaatcaAGATATTAAATTCACCAGCATTCCAAATCCTTTTTCTTATAAGGGTATACAAATGGGAGAGAAGGATCTTGTTTTGAACAACATGTTTTCAAAAGACAGgatgttgatgaaaaaaaaaacttggaactttatatataatgaaatatataatttttatttaagcACCAAACctctatacaaataaaaaaatgttcaGTTTAGTTCATAATGTAACCCTTATAACTGTATATGCCCCTTCTCCATAAAGGGGCTATAATATAGTAAATATTTACAGCATCTTTATGAATGTTCAAAATCTTTGTCCATCTATTAACAATCTAAATTACTTTTTTCCAGGCTCGATGCTATGAGTATGGCGGGCACAGCAGTCACGTAACAGCTGTCGGGTACTTGCACGACGACTCGCGACTCATCTCCACTGGGGGTCGAGACACAGCCATCATGCAGTGGGTCGTCTCAGctgcttcttctccctcctcctcctcctcacaccgctgaaggagacaggaagaaatagagaaggagaagtgtgACCTGTGAAATAGAATCTGAAAAGTGGCTTCTTCGTGCGAGGTGCAGACGACTCTCATTTACAGATTAATTTTTTAAAGACGTTTTTAAAGCCTTTTGCTAATACATCTTGTACGGTTGTGTATTACAGTTTATTGAATTTTTATAGCTACTGGATGTTGACTTGTATTTAAatattaatctcttttttttcaactaaGTAACAGAAGCTGTGCTTGGGTTAAAATGTGCTTTTATTTTATGAAAAGGAtcatagatggatgaatgaaagAGTATTTAAGAATAAAGAGCATAACTAAATCCAACCTGTGAACTTGATAGATTAATCAGAGGATCTGGTtgtgaagaagtaaaagaaatcaAGATGGTGCTGGTTTATGAAGTGGCGTTCTTTGTGTAACAAAGAAGTATTTGGATAAATGGAAAGGGATATCTtaatcatctctctcctttttctttcttttttatccctccTTGTTATATATAGTGTCCTCTTATTTCTTGTGCTAATGGTGTTGAGAAAGGTACTGGTCATGTCTTAGTCTTCCTAAATAAGCAGACTGAAACAAGTATAA
The window above is part of the Penaeus chinensis breed Huanghai No. 1 chromosome 14, ASM1920278v2, whole genome shotgun sequence genome. Proteins encoded here:
- the LOC125032544 gene encoding echinoderm microtubule-associated protein-like 2 isoform X5, whose product is MYNSTSGAYKGPHKMMLGSTPPPVTITKVFDAWSKSGSRACPSAHTDDEMIENENQSLRDRVADLEKKVHEQTDEIMCLRSTLADVLRRINTIEGARDTRKKSSSRTNHQPEHPFIASFPSSVVNSHSGGRATPTKEGVRLRHHHSDSARDVSKRASSYVPGRSPSATQISRRSAHYQSTSSLYSDGHSSSSVSPAPSPSPTHAQAQASHHPVHHARHTPSPSPFASPARPQQLGALNKRWASTSDFATPSHTARAHSPTPTNSQLSRRPNSGSLHNLNNLRSSTSQLNLTRHGAREAQYNPDEGVVKMYLRGRPLNLYVPTPMREIYNPSGPTAQPPAKLKLEWVYGYRGRDCRNNVYQLPTGEIVYFVAAVVVLYNVEDQMQRHYLGHTDDIKCLAVHPNKLLIATGQTAGHDRRDARPHIRVWDSVSLNTLHVIGISDIERSVACLAFSKADGGSLLVAVDEAPDHNMSVWDWSRGERGYKLLETKCAADQVLAVDFSPVDRNTIITCGKNHISFWNYESGMLAKRMGIFENRERPKYVTSISFTDTGNVISGDSNGNLLIWQRGGNTVCKMVRGAHEGPVFSILVQKDGAIITGGKDGRIIEWDRDLERTGNVIEVPEQYGAPRVVTSGRGTQLVVGTTRNCVLGGTFTFPLRPVMQGHTEELWALAPHPSQQQFLTAGYDRTCYLWDTMAHTIVWSKDIGEHAQSAAFSNNGEIVIIGTTSGRWFVMDSETREMYSQHQDGNEPIQVLRFSPSGQYLAVGSRDNNIYVYQVSEDCRKYTRIGRCQAKTRKARYQSISSVGHSSFVTHLDWSADSQFLQSNSGDYELLFWNAGLCRQIVQTSQMRDVEWASNTCTLNFSTLGIWPEGADGTDINTCAKANQSSLLATGDDFGKVKVFAFPACNQKARCYEYGGHSSHVTAVGYLHDDSRLISTGGRDTAIMQWVVSAASSPSSSSSHR
- the LOC125032544 gene encoding echinoderm microtubule-associated protein-like 2 isoform X8, producing MYNSTSGAYKGPHKMMLGSTPPPVTITKVFDAWSKSGSRACPSAHTDDEMIENENQSLRDRVADLEKKVHEQTDEIMCLRSTLADVLRRINTIEGARDTRKKSSSRTNHQPEHPFIASFPSSVVNSHSGGRATPTKEGVRLRHHHSDSARDVSKRASSYVPGRSPSATQISRRSAHYQSTSSLYSDGHSSSSVSPAPSPSPTHAQAQASHHPVHHARHTPSPSPFASPARPQQLGALNKRWASTSDFATPSHTARAHSPTPTNSQLSRAREAQYNPDEGVVKMYLRGRPLNLYVPTPMREIYNPSGPTAQPPAKLKLEWVYGYRGRDCRNNVYQLPTGEIVYFVAAVVVLYNVEDQMQRHYLGHTDDIKCLAVHPNKLLIATGQTAGHDRRDARSWRLNPPADPLSPEAEEWPHIRVWDSVSLNTLHVIGISDIERSVACLAFSKADGGSLLVAVDEAPDHNMSVWDWSRGERGYKLLETKCAADQVLAVDFSPVDRNTIITCGKNHISFWNYESGMLAKRMGIFENRERPKYVTSISFTDTGNVISGDSNGNLLIWQRGGNTVCKMVRGAHEGPVFSILVQKDGAIITGGKDGRIIEWDRDLERTGNVIEVPEQYGAPRVVTSGRGTQLVVGTTRNCVLGGTFTFPLRPVMQGHTEELWALAPHPSQQQFLTAGYDRTCYLWDTMAHTIVWSKDIGEHAQSAAFSNNGEIVIIGTTSGRWFVMDSETREMYSQHQDGNEPIQVLRFSPSGQYLAVGSRDNNIYVYQVSEDCRKYTRIGRCQAKTRKARYQSISSVGHSSFVTHLDWSADSQFLQSNSGDYELLFWNAGLCRQIVQTSQMRDVEWASNTCTLNFSTLGIWPEGADGTDINTCAKANQSSLLATGDDFGKVKVFAFPACNQKARCYEYGGHSSHVTAVGYLHDDSRLISTGGRDTAIMQWVVSAASSPSSSSSHR
- the LOC125032544 gene encoding echinoderm microtubule-associated protein-like 2 isoform X13; amino-acid sequence: MYNSTSGAYKGPHKMMLGSTPPPVTITKVFDAWSKSGSRACPSAHTDDEMIENENQSLRDRVADLEKKVHEQTDEIMCLRSTLADVLRRINTIEGARDTRKKSSSRTNHQPEHPFIASFPSSVVNSHSGGRATPTKEGVRLRHHHSDSARDVSKRASSYVPGRSPSATQIRAREAQYNPDEGVVKMYLRGRPLNLYVPTPMREIYNPSGPTAQPPAKLKLEWVYGYRGRDCRNNVYQLPTGEIVYFVAAVVVLYNVEDQMQRHYLGHTDDIKCLAVHPNKLLIATGQTAGHDRRDARSWRLNPPADPLSPEAEEWPHIRVWDSVSLNTLHVIGISDIERSVACLAFSKADGGSLLVAVDEAPDHNMSVWDWSRGERGYKLLETKCAADQVLAVDFSPVDRNTIITCGKNHISFWNYESGMLAKRMGIFENRERPKYVTSISFTDTGNVISGDSNGNLLIWQRGGNTVCKMVRGAHEGPVFSILVQKDGAIITGGKDGRIIEWDRDLERTGNVIEVPEQYGAPRVVTSGRGTQLVVGTTRNCVLGGTFTFPLRPVMQGHTEELWALAPHPSQQQFLTAGYDRTCYLWDTMAHTIVWSKDIGEHAQSAAFSNNGEIVIIGTTSGRWFVMDSETREMYSQHQDGNEPIQVLRFSPSGQYLAVGSRDNNIYVYQVSEDCRKYTRIGRCQAKTRKARYQSISSVGHSSFVTHLDWSADSQFLQSNSGDYELLFWNAGLCRQIVQTSQMRDVEWASNTCTLNFSTLGIWPEGADGTDINTCAKANQSSLLATGDDFGKVKVFAFPACNQKARCYEYGGHSSHVTAVGYLHDDSRLISTGGRDTAIMQWVVSAASSPSSSSSHR